The following are from one region of the Nicotiana tomentosiformis chromosome 7, ASM39032v3, whole genome shotgun sequence genome:
- the LOC104107437 gene encoding CBS domain-containing protein CBSX3, mitochondrial translates to MQGGFKQIISHGSVLKSAVLRHVRLVNPIAKPLIFARHETTSAARIEEHGFESTKIADILKGKGKGADGSWLWCTTDDSVYDAVKSMTQHNVGALVVVKPGENKSIAGIITERDYLRKIIVQGRSSKSTKVGDIMTEENKLITVTPDTKVLKAMQLMTDNRIRHIPVIDQTGMIGMVSIGDVVRAVVSEHREELNRLNAFIQGGY, encoded by the exons ATGCAAGGAGGATTCAAACAAATCATTTCTCATGGAAGTGTCCTCAAGAGCGCTGTTCTACGACATGTCCGATTGGTGAATCCAATAGCGAAGCCACTTATATTTGCACGTCATGAAACAACTTCAGCTGCTCGTATAGAAGAACATGGTTTTGAAAGCACCAAAATAGCTGACATTTTGAAAGGCAAGGGTAAAGGTGCTGATGGCTCCTGGCTCTGGTGCACTACTGATGACTCTGTTTACGATGCTGTGAAATCG ATGACACAACACAATGTAGGAGCGTTGGTGGTTGTGAAACCTGGGGAAAATAAGTCAATTGCTGGGATTATTACGGAAAGAG ATTATCTGCGGAAAATCATAGTACAAGGAAGATCATCCAAATCAACAAAGGTTGGCGACATCATGACGGAGGAG AACAAGCTCATCACTGTCACACCAGACACCAAAGTTCTGAAAGCAATGCAATTGATGACAG ATAATCGTATCAGGCACATTCCAGTCATTGATCAGACAGGTATGATAGGGATGGTGTCCATTGGAGATGTTGTCCGCGCTGTCGTGAGTGAGCACAGGGAAGAGCTGAACCGGTTGAATGCCTTCATACAAGGAGGTTACTAG